Proteins found in one Ovis canadensis isolate MfBH-ARS-UI-01 breed Bighorn chromosome 20, ARS-UI_OviCan_v2, whole genome shotgun sequence genomic segment:
- the MDC1 gene encoding mediator of DNA damage checkpoint protein 1 isoform X5: protein MEVSHFPCLHFPFKIMEDTQILNWEVEEEEEVAESPNESLGYSLEPLAQLHIFSSSYGPEKDFPLYLGKNMIGRMPDCSVALPFSSISKQHAVIEISAWDKAPVLRDCGSLNGTQILRPPKVLSPGVSHRLRDRELILFADLPCQYHRLDVPRPFVSRGPLTVEETPRVQGGTQPSRLLLAEDSEEEVDSLLDKCVVKGPRTSSSATVVPESDEEGPSPAPDGPGPPSAFNLNSDTDEEESQESGAGEASSAARRGTAAETEQPEPVTAEIQIEKDQCSVKERNGDTEIERDVRNGVVPTGVILERSQPSGEDSDTDVSDESGPRRRLVGVRPKRAWSCNFIDSDTDGEDEGIPATPAVVPMKERQIFHEAGTQSPQAPGVARWQGSPADGDTDIEEGEAPPDRSQASVVIDSNTDDEEEVSAALTLACLRESQAGKWNRDPDAEETRAQPVALLERSQASAGGDSDTDVEEEGLPVERRGMVPKGYMDREYSKKSQHPPRDSDTEGKEDESSPGVHLERSQASAQVEDEVPLGPAVALPEKRQVQGIVWPHHTDAEAEGDPAQLPVLRLEEARPPLAGDCELDSENASAVRKSQLPAEKDAGTTWAAAVPEQDRALAIGTQGGSSTAPGEQDLLPVSREDLADMVVDIGTPGEPQPQREGAQTTTGREREPYGNRATDSGDNLHDSEDLDLPATQCFVDRKNQSLEGSLDESWEALATQPFCPRESEASETQTVVTLIDTHASWPSPSRTAQQEQHPESPVHAEPLGMEGREMQTVEKEMGTPRETAERVIPEGGPPQEETKKLPSEGEREDVTGEEELIGGIQGREKNQVFARDTQSQESDKKVKSASTGRGMEIVKVEIETPKETQEKEREKQTLAGEIFESEAGKLVVERESEADGLEVKEPQELLDRSPQIGETEAGDQDQKGQASGLPSEPGAGAGDLQGLASDPVASGSQAGGGRGAPGSPRRQQRGDLNCEMPPAQKASRGDQESPDACLPPAAPEASAALPNSLISQIQKHPAPQSLLFPSLAPLELPVPRTRQNETQEAPETPFSSELNSVHPEPKVRLQASSPVSSLPLEPHPTTPTGQPIALEPISGVSRSRTRSSFDVTASSVVPTAVALQPSTSTDKPVTPKPTLRAPRGRAQRSSVKTPVPSVTTDQPVAPELTAMATRGRAQRSSVKIPKPDNPTTPKPQPSTSTDQPVIPKPTSRAPRGRTPRSSAKTPEPAVPTASELQPAAPKDQPVAPELTSRATRGRTQRSIKTSKPDMPTTPEPQPSTSTEQPVTPKPTSRAPRGRTPRSSAKTPEPVVSTASELQPSALTDEPVTPELTSRATRGRAQRSSVKTPDPVTTTTPELQPSTSTDQLVTPKRTSRAPRGRTRRLSAKTPEPVVPTASELQPSAPADQPVGPWATQCRRHRSSVKTPEPVVPTVPEPQPSTSKDQSVTPEPTSQATESQTHRSSIKTSQPTEPTAPDLKPSSPTDQLVTPKVIAQGGPSRTGRASTASAVLVPTTPGFQSPVPSEQPLPPDPIPEVNCSRRLRATRKHGSPTAHVHEPCTVPPEPNSHSSRNQRHGAVKAAKPLSTIPEPAFAQLPEAPPHTPQVPKEEAADGSGFTPEPQPRASQNHKRPSATAHSPPLQKRLQRGRVPQKAASLKEEEENPVARPRKEEGVVIPGPGKRKREQTEEESQGRPSRSLRRTKPMQESTAPKVLFTGVVDARGERTVLALGGSLASSVAEASHLVTDRIRRTVKFLCALGRGIPILSLAWLHESRKAGCFLPPDEYLVTDPEQEKNFGFSLREALSRAQERRLLEGYEIHVTPGVQPPPPQMGEIISCCGGAILPSMPRSYKPQRFVITCSQDFPRCAVPYRVGLPILSPEFLLTGVLKQEVKPEAFAFSTVEMSST from the exons ATGGAGGTGTCCCACTTTCCTTGTCTACATTTTCCCTTTAAG ATCATGGAAGACACCCAGATTTTAAACTGGGAAgttgaagaagaggaggaggttgCAGAGAGCCCCAATGAATCTCTGGGGTATAGCTTGGAGCCCCTAGCACAGCTGCATATCTTCAGTAGTTCCTATGGACCAGAAAAAG ACTTCCCACTCTACCTTGGAAAGAACATGATAGGCCGAATGCCTGATTGCTCTGTGGCCCTGCCCTTTTCATCAATATCCAAACAACATGCAGTGATTGAAATCTCTGCCTGGGACAAGGCGCCTGTCCTTCGGGATTGCGGGAGCCTCAATGGCACTCAAATCCTGCGGCCTCCTAAGGTCCTGAGCCCTGGGGTGAGTCATCGTTTGCGGGACCGGGAGTTGATTCTCTTTGCTGACTTGCCCTGCCAGTACCATCGCTTGGATGTCCCCCGGCCTTTTGTCTCCCGGGGCCCTCTAACTGTAGAGGAGACACCCAGGGTACAGGGAGGAACTCaaccctccaggcttctgttGGCTGAGGACTCAGAGGAAGAAGTAG ATTCCCTTTTGGACAAGTGTGTGGTGAAAGGACCAAGGACCTCCTCTTCGGCAACAGTCGTTCCAGAGAG TGATGAAGAAGGGCCTTCCCCTGCCCCAGATGGGCCCGGGCCACCTTCTGCCTTCAACTTGAACAGCGACACGGATGAGGAAGAAAGTCAGGAATCAGGAGCAGGGGAGGCCTCTTCAGCTGCCAGAAGAGGTACCGCTGCAGAGACGGAACAGCCTGAACCTGTCACAGCCGAGATCCAGATTGAGAAGGATCAGTGTTCCGTGAAGGAGAGGAACGGGGACACAGAAATCGAGAGGGATGTGAGGAATGGGGTGGTTCCGACTGGAGTGATTCTGGAGAGGAGCCAGCCTTCTGGGGAGGACAGTGACACAGATGTGAGTGATGAGAGTGGGCCTCGAAGAAGGCTTGTTGGGGTCCGTCCGAAAAGGGCCTGGTCTTGTAACTTCATAGACAGTGATACCGATGGAGAGGACGAGGGGATCCCTGCTACCCCAGCAGTGGTTCCCATGAAGGAGAGGCAGATCTTCCACGAAGCTGGTACACAGAGCCCCCAGGCACCTGGTGTGGCACGTTGGCAGGGGAGCCCAGCTGATGGTGATACAGATATAGAGGAGGGGGAGGCCCCCCCAGACAGAAGCCAAGCCTCCGTGGTGATCGACAGCAATACAGACGATGAGGAAGAAGTCTCAGCAGCACTGACACTGGCATGTCTAAGAGAGAGCCAGGCTGGTAAGTGGAACCGAGATCCAGATGCAGAAGAGACCAGGGCCCAACCCGTGGCCCTTCTGGAGCGAAGCCAGGCCTCTGCTGGGGGAGACAGTGACACAGATGTGGAGGAAGAGGGGCTCCCAGTGGAAAGGAGGGGAATGGTTCCCAAGGGTTACATGGACAGGGAATATTCAAAAAAGAGCCAGCACCCTCCCAGGGACAGTGATACAGAGGGGAAGGAAGATGAGAGCTCACCGGGGGTCCACCTGGAGAGAAGCCAGGCCTCTGCACAAGTGGAGGATGAGGTCCCACTGGGGCCAGCTGTTGCACTTCCGGAGAAGCGTCAGGTACAAGGCATAGTGTGGCCACATCACACCGATGCGGAGGCAGAAGGGGACCCGGCACAGCTCCCCGTGCTGCGTCTAGAGGAAGCCCGGCCTCCTCTAGCTGGGGACTGTGAACTGGATTCGGAGAACGCATCTGCTGTCAGAAAGAGCCAGCTTCCGGCGGAAAAAGATGCTGGGACCACGTGGGCTGCAGCCGTTCCTGAACAGGACAGAGCACTTGCCATCGGGACCCAGGGTGGGTCATCCACGGCACCAGGGGAGCAAGACCTTCTCCCGGTCTCAAGGGAAGACCTAGCAGATATGGTGGTGGACATAGGcactccaggggagccccaaccGCAGAGAGAGGGGGCCCAGACCACcacaggaagggagagagaaccaTATGGGAATAGGGCCACAGACTCTGGAGACAACCTCCACG ATTCTGAAGATCTGGACCTACCAGCTACCCAGTGCTTTGTAGACAGAAAGAATCAGAGCCTGGAAG GTTCCTTGGATGAGTCATGGGAGGCCTTGGCGACACAGCCATTCTGTCCGAGAGAATCTGAGGCCTCCGAGACCCAAACCGTTGTCACCCTCATTGACACCCATGCATCTTGGCCCTCTCCATCTAGGACAGCACAGCAAGAGCAACATCCAGAGAGCCCAGTCCATGCAGAGCCACTGGGGATGGAAGGCAGAGAGATGCAGactgtggagaaagaaatgggtaCCCCAAGAGAAACAGCAGAGAGGGTGATCCCTGAGGGAGGGCCACCGCAGGAGGAAACCAAGAAACTGCCctcagaaggagagagggaagatgtGACGGGAGAGGAAGAATTAATCGGGGGGATACAgggcagagaaaaaaatcaggtgTTTGCTAGAGATACTCAGAGCCAAGAATCtgacaaaaaagtgaaaagtgcaagtacTGGAAGGGGAATGGAGATTGTAAAGGTAGAAATTGAGACACccaaggaaacacaagagaaagagagagaaaagcagactCTCGCAGGGGAAATATTTGAGAGTGAAGCAGGGAAACTGGTagtagagagagagagcgagGCAGATGGGTTAGAAGTCAAGGAACCCCAAGAGCTACTGGACAGAAGCCCACAGATCGGGGAGACAGAGGCGGGGGACCAGGACCAGAAAGGCCAAGCCTCTGGTCTGCCATCAGAGCCTGGAGCAGGGGCAGGAGACCTTCAGGGACTTGCTTCAGACCCAGTAGCTTCTGGGAGTCAGGCAGGTGGAGGAAGGGGAGCCCCAGGGAGCCCCAGGAGGCAGCAGAGAG GTGACTTGAATTGCGAGATGCCACCTGCTCAGAAGGCTTCCAGG GGTGATCAGGAATCCCCAGATGCTTGTCTGCCTCCTGCAGCGCCTGAAGCCTCAGCCGCACTCCCAAATTCCCTCATCTCTCAGATCCAAAAACATCCCGCACCTCAGTCCCTCCTTTTTCCCTCTCTAGCTCCTTTAGAACTGCCTGTTCCCAGGACCAGACAAAATGAGACTCAGGAAGCTCCAGAGACTCCCTTCTCCTCAGAGCTGAACTCTGTCCACCCAGAACCCAAAGTCAGGCTCCAGGCATCCTCTCCAGTTTCTTCTCTACCCCTTGAGCCCCACCCTACCACCCCCACAGGCCAGCCTATTGCCCTTGAACCCATATCTGGGGTCTCTCGGAGCAGGACACGTAGTTCCTTTGATGTAACTGCCTCATCAGTTGTCCCCACAGCCGTTGCACTGCAGCCATCCACCTCCACAGACAAGCCTGTCACCCCTAAGCCCACACTTCGGGCCCCTCGGGGCAGGGCACAGAGGTCTTCTGTCAAAACCCCTGTACCCAGTGTCACCACAGACCAGCCTGTTGCCCCTGAGCTCACAGCTATGGCAACTCGGGGCAGGGCACAGAGGTCTTCTGTCAAGATTCCCAAACCAGATAACCCCACAACACCCAAGCCCCAGCCTTCCACTTCTACAGACCAGCCTGTCATCCCCAAACCCACATCTCGGGCCCCTCGGGGCAGGACACCTAGGTCTTCTGCCAAGACTCCTGAACCAGCTGTCCCCACAGCCTCTGAGCTCCAGCCTGCTGCCCCTAAAGACCAGCCTGTTGCTCCTGAGCTCACATCTAGAGCCACTCGGGGCAGGACACAGAGGTCTATCAAGACTTCCAAACCAGATATGCCCACAACTCCCGAGCCCCAGCCTTCCACTTCCACAGAACAGCCTGTCACCCCCAAACCCACGTCTCGGGCCCCTCGGGGCAGGACACCTAGGTCTTCCGCCAAGACTCCTGAACCAGTTGTCTCCACAGCCTCTGAGCTCCAGCCTTCTGCCCTCACAGATGAGCCTGTCACTCCTGAGCTCACATCTAGGGCTACTCGGGGCCGGGCACAGAGGTCCTCTGTCAAAACCCCTGATCCAGTTACCACCACAACACCTGAGCTCCAGCCTTCCACCTCCACAGACCAGCTTGTCACCCCCAAACGCACATCTCGGGCCCCTCGAGGCAGGACACGTAGGTTGTCTGCCAAGACTCCTGAACCAGTTGTTCCCACAGCCTCTGAGCTCCAGCCTTCTGCCCCTGCAGACCAGCCTGTTGGTCCTTGGGCCACTCAGTGTAGAAGACATAGGTCTTCTGTCAAGACCCCAGAACCAGTTGTCCCCACAGTCCCTGAACCTCAGCCTTCCACTTCTAAAGACCAGTCTgtcactcctgagcccacatctcagGCCACTGAGAGCCAAACACATAGGTCCTCTATCAAGACATCCCAGCCAACGGAACCCACAGCCCCTGACCTCAAACCTTCCTCCCCCACAGACCAGCTTGTCACTCCCAAGGTCATAGCTCAGGGTGGTCCAAGCAGGACAGGAAGGGCTTCCACAGCAAGTGCTGTGCTGGTTCCTACTACCCCTGGATTCCAGTCTCCAGTCCCGTCAGAACAGCCTCTTCCCCCTGACCCCATCCCCGAAGTCAACTGCAGCAGGAGGCTGAGGGCCACTAGGAAACATGGGTCTCCCACAGCTCATGTTCATGAGCCCTGCACCGTACCCCCTGAACCTAACTCCCACTCTTCAAGGAACCAAAGACATGGGGCAGTGAAAGCAGCCAAGCCCCTTAGCACCATTCCTGAGCCTGCCTTTGCCCAGCTCCCCGAGGCACCGCCTCACACTCCCCAGGTGCCAAAGGAGGAGGCAGCAGATGGATCAGGCTTCACCCCAGAGCCCCAGCCTAGGGCCTCTCAAAACCACAAGAGGCCTTCAGCTACTGCACATTCACCTCCACTTCAAAAACGGCTCCAGAGAGGGAGAGTCCCTCAGAAGGCAGCATCCcttaaggaagaagaagaaaatccagTAGCGAGGCCGAGGAAGGAAGAG GGTGTAGTGATTCCAGGTCCaggcaagagaaagagagagcagacAGAAGAGGAGTCCCAGGGAAGACCGAGCCGCAGCCTGCGACGGACCAAACCGATGCAGGAGTCCACGGCCCCCAAA GTGCTGTTCACCGGTGTGGTGGATGCTCGCGGAGAGAGGACGGTGCTGGCCTTGGGGGGCAGTTTGGCCAGCTCAGTGGCCGAGGCTTCTCACCTGGTGACTGATCGGATCCGCCGGACGGTCAAGTTTCTGTGTGCCCTGGGCCGGGGCATCCCCATCCTCTCCCTGGCCTGGCTGCATGAG TCCCGCAAGGCAGGCTGCTTCTTGCCCCCGGACGAATATTTGGTGACTGATCCTGAGCAGGAGAAGAACTTCGGCTTCAGCCTTCGGGAGGCCCTGAGCCGAGCTCAGGAGCGAAGGCTGCTGGAG GGCTATGAGATTCACGTGACCCCCGGAGTCCAGCCACCGCCACCTCAGATGGGAGAAATCATCAGCTGCTGTGGAGGCGCCATCCTGCCCAGCATGCCCCGGTCCTACAAG CCTCAGAGGTTCGTGATCACATGTTCCCAGGACTTTCCTCGATGTGCTGTTCCATATCGGGTTGGGCTGCCTATCCTCTCACCCGAATTCCTGCTGACGGGAGTACTGAAGCAGGAAGTCAAGCCAGAggcctttgccttctccactgtGGAAATGTCATCCACCTGA
- the MDC1 gene encoding mediator of DNA damage checkpoint protein 1 isoform X7 — protein sequence MEVSHFPCLHFPFKIMEDTQILNWEVEEEEEVAESPNESLGYSLEPLAQLHIFSSSYGPEKDFPLYLGKNMIGRMPDCSVALPFSSISKQHAVIEISAWDKAPVLRDCGSLNGTQILRPPKVLSPGVSHRLRDRELILFADLPCQYHRLDVPRPFVSRGPLTVEETPRVQGGTQPSRLLLAEDSEEEVDSLLDKCVVKGPRTSSSATVVPESDEEGPSPAPDGPGPPSAFNLNSDTDEEESQESGAGEASSAARRGTAAETEQPEPVTAEIQIEKDQCSVKERNGDTEIERDVRNGVVPTGVILERSQPSGEDSDTDVSDESGPRRRLVGVRPKRAWSCNFIDSDTDGEDEGIPATPAVVPMKERQIFHEAGTQSPQAPGVARWQGSPADGDTDIEEGEAPPDRSQASVVIDSNTDDEEEVSAALTLACLRESQAGKWNRDPDAEETRAQPVALLERSQASAGGDSDTDVEEEGLPVERRGMVPKGYMDREYSKKSQHPPRDSDTEGKEDESSPGVHLERSQASAQVEDEVPLGPAVALPEKRQVQGIVWPHHTDAEAEGDPAQLPVLRLEEARPPLAGDCELDSENASAVRKSQLPAEKDAGTTWAAAVPEQDRALAIGTQGGSSTAPGEQDLLPVSREDLADMVVDIGTPGEPQPQREGAQTTTGREREPYGNRATDSGDNLHDSEDLDLPATQCFVDRKNQSLEAAPSMEDEPTQAFLFPLPQEPGPSCCSSQATGSLDESWEALATQPFCPRESEASETQTVVTLIDTHASWPSPSRTAQQEQHPESPVHAEPLGMEGREMQTVEKEMGDLNCEMPPAQKASRGDQESPDACLPPAAPEASAALPNSLISQIQKHPAPQSLLFPSLAPLELPVPRTRQNETQEAPETPFSSELNSVHPEPKVRLQASSPVSSLPLEPHPTTPTGQPIALEPISGVSRSRTRSSFDVTASSVVPTAVALQPSTSTDKPVTPKPTLRAPRGRAQRSSVKTPVPSVTTDQPVAPELTAMATRGRAQRSSVKIPKPDNPTTPKPQPSTSTDQPVIPKPTSRAPRGRTPRSSAKTPEPAVPTASELQPAAPKDQPVAPELTSRATRGRTQRSIKTSKPDMPTTPEPQPSTSTEQPVTPKPTSRAPRGRTPRSSAKTPEPVVSTASELQPSALTDEPVTPELTSRATRGRAQRSSVKTPDPVTTTTPELQPSTSTDQLVTPKRTSRAPRGRTRRLSAKTPEPVVPTASELQPSAPADQPVGPWATQCRRHRSSVKTPEPVVPTVPEPQPSTSKDQSVTPEPTSQATESQTHRSSIKTSQPTEPTAPDLKPSSPTDQLVTPKVIAQGGPSRTGRASTASAVLVPTTPGFQSPVPSEQPLPPDPIPEVNCSRRLRATRKHGSPTAHVHEPCTVPPEPNSHSSRNQRHGAVKAAKPLSTIPEPAFAQLPEAPPHTPQVPKEEAADGSGFTPEPQPRASQNHKRPSATAHSPPLQKRLQRGRVPQKAASLKEEEENPVARPRKEEGVVIPGPGKRKREQTEEESQGRPSRSLRRTKPMQESTAPKVLFTGVVDARGERTVLALGGSLASSVAEASHLVTDRIRRTVKFLCALGRGIPILSLAWLHESRKAGCFLPPDEYLVTDPEQEKNFGFSLREALSRAQERRLLEGYEIHVTPGVQPPPPQMGEIISCCGGAILPSMPRSYKPQRFVITCSQDFPRCAVPYRVGLPILSPEFLLTGVLKQEVKPEAFAFSTVEMSST from the exons ATGGAGGTGTCCCACTTTCCTTGTCTACATTTTCCCTTTAAG ATCATGGAAGACACCCAGATTTTAAACTGGGAAgttgaagaagaggaggaggttgCAGAGAGCCCCAATGAATCTCTGGGGTATAGCTTGGAGCCCCTAGCACAGCTGCATATCTTCAGTAGTTCCTATGGACCAGAAAAAG ACTTCCCACTCTACCTTGGAAAGAACATGATAGGCCGAATGCCTGATTGCTCTGTGGCCCTGCCCTTTTCATCAATATCCAAACAACATGCAGTGATTGAAATCTCTGCCTGGGACAAGGCGCCTGTCCTTCGGGATTGCGGGAGCCTCAATGGCACTCAAATCCTGCGGCCTCCTAAGGTCCTGAGCCCTGGGGTGAGTCATCGTTTGCGGGACCGGGAGTTGATTCTCTTTGCTGACTTGCCCTGCCAGTACCATCGCTTGGATGTCCCCCGGCCTTTTGTCTCCCGGGGCCCTCTAACTGTAGAGGAGACACCCAGGGTACAGGGAGGAACTCaaccctccaggcttctgttGGCTGAGGACTCAGAGGAAGAAGTAG ATTCCCTTTTGGACAAGTGTGTGGTGAAAGGACCAAGGACCTCCTCTTCGGCAACAGTCGTTCCAGAGAG TGATGAAGAAGGGCCTTCCCCTGCCCCAGATGGGCCCGGGCCACCTTCTGCCTTCAACTTGAACAGCGACACGGATGAGGAAGAAAGTCAGGAATCAGGAGCAGGGGAGGCCTCTTCAGCTGCCAGAAGAGGTACCGCTGCAGAGACGGAACAGCCTGAACCTGTCACAGCCGAGATCCAGATTGAGAAGGATCAGTGTTCCGTGAAGGAGAGGAACGGGGACACAGAAATCGAGAGGGATGTGAGGAATGGGGTGGTTCCGACTGGAGTGATTCTGGAGAGGAGCCAGCCTTCTGGGGAGGACAGTGACACAGATGTGAGTGATGAGAGTGGGCCTCGAAGAAGGCTTGTTGGGGTCCGTCCGAAAAGGGCCTGGTCTTGTAACTTCATAGACAGTGATACCGATGGAGAGGACGAGGGGATCCCTGCTACCCCAGCAGTGGTTCCCATGAAGGAGAGGCAGATCTTCCACGAAGCTGGTACACAGAGCCCCCAGGCACCTGGTGTGGCACGTTGGCAGGGGAGCCCAGCTGATGGTGATACAGATATAGAGGAGGGGGAGGCCCCCCCAGACAGAAGCCAAGCCTCCGTGGTGATCGACAGCAATACAGACGATGAGGAAGAAGTCTCAGCAGCACTGACACTGGCATGTCTAAGAGAGAGCCAGGCTGGTAAGTGGAACCGAGATCCAGATGCAGAAGAGACCAGGGCCCAACCCGTGGCCCTTCTGGAGCGAAGCCAGGCCTCTGCTGGGGGAGACAGTGACACAGATGTGGAGGAAGAGGGGCTCCCAGTGGAAAGGAGGGGAATGGTTCCCAAGGGTTACATGGACAGGGAATATTCAAAAAAGAGCCAGCACCCTCCCAGGGACAGTGATACAGAGGGGAAGGAAGATGAGAGCTCACCGGGGGTCCACCTGGAGAGAAGCCAGGCCTCTGCACAAGTGGAGGATGAGGTCCCACTGGGGCCAGCTGTTGCACTTCCGGAGAAGCGTCAGGTACAAGGCATAGTGTGGCCACATCACACCGATGCGGAGGCAGAAGGGGACCCGGCACAGCTCCCCGTGCTGCGTCTAGAGGAAGCCCGGCCTCCTCTAGCTGGGGACTGTGAACTGGATTCGGAGAACGCATCTGCTGTCAGAAAGAGCCAGCTTCCGGCGGAAAAAGATGCTGGGACCACGTGGGCTGCAGCCGTTCCTGAACAGGACAGAGCACTTGCCATCGGGACCCAGGGTGGGTCATCCACGGCACCAGGGGAGCAAGACCTTCTCCCGGTCTCAAGGGAAGACCTAGCAGATATGGTGGTGGACATAGGcactccaggggagccccaaccGCAGAGAGAGGGGGCCCAGACCACcacaggaagggagagagaaccaTATGGGAATAGGGCCACAGACTCTGGAGACAACCTCCACG ATTCTGAAGATCTGGACCTACCAGCTACCCAGTGCTTTGTAGACAGAAAGAATCAGAGCCTGGAAG CAGCCCCCAGCATGGAGGATGAGCCCACCCAGGccttcctgtttcctctgccccAAGAGCCTGGCCCTTCctgttgcagctcccaggccacAG GTTCCTTGGATGAGTCATGGGAGGCCTTGGCGACACAGCCATTCTGTCCGAGAGAATCTGAGGCCTCCGAGACCCAAACCGTTGTCACCCTCATTGACACCCATGCATCTTGGCCCTCTCCATCTAGGACAGCACAGCAAGAGCAACATCCAGAGAGCCCAGTCCATGCAGAGCCACTGGGGATGGAAGGCAGAGAGATGCAGactgtggagaaagaaatgg GTGACTTGAATTGCGAGATGCCACCTGCTCAGAAGGCTTCCAGG GGTGATCAGGAATCCCCAGATGCTTGTCTGCCTCCTGCAGCGCCTGAAGCCTCAGCCGCACTCCCAAATTCCCTCATCTCTCAGATCCAAAAACATCCCGCACCTCAGTCCCTCCTTTTTCCCTCTCTAGCTCCTTTAGAACTGCCTGTTCCCAGGACCAGACAAAATGAGACTCAGGAAGCTCCAGAGACTCCCTTCTCCTCAGAGCTGAACTCTGTCCACCCAGAACCCAAAGTCAGGCTCCAGGCATCCTCTCCAGTTTCTTCTCTACCCCTTGAGCCCCACCCTACCACCCCCACAGGCCAGCCTATTGCCCTTGAACCCATATCTGGGGTCTCTCGGAGCAGGACACGTAGTTCCTTTGATGTAACTGCCTCATCAGTTGTCCCCACAGCCGTTGCACTGCAGCCATCCACCTCCACAGACAAGCCTGTCACCCCTAAGCCCACACTTCGGGCCCCTCGGGGCAGGGCACAGAGGTCTTCTGTCAAAACCCCTGTACCCAGTGTCACCACAGACCAGCCTGTTGCCCCTGAGCTCACAGCTATGGCAACTCGGGGCAGGGCACAGAGGTCTTCTGTCAAGATTCCCAAACCAGATAACCCCACAACACCCAAGCCCCAGCCTTCCACTTCTACAGACCAGCCTGTCATCCCCAAACCCACATCTCGGGCCCCTCGGGGCAGGACACCTAGGTCTTCTGCCAAGACTCCTGAACCAGCTGTCCCCACAGCCTCTGAGCTCCAGCCTGCTGCCCCTAAAGACCAGCCTGTTGCTCCTGAGCTCACATCTAGAGCCACTCGGGGCAGGACACAGAGGTCTATCAAGACTTCCAAACCAGATATGCCCACAACTCCCGAGCCCCAGCCTTCCACTTCCACAGAACAGCCTGTCACCCCCAAACCCACGTCTCGGGCCCCTCGGGGCAGGACACCTAGGTCTTCCGCCAAGACTCCTGAACCAGTTGTCTCCACAGCCTCTGAGCTCCAGCCTTCTGCCCTCACAGATGAGCCTGTCACTCCTGAGCTCACATCTAGGGCTACTCGGGGCCGGGCACAGAGGTCCTCTGTCAAAACCCCTGATCCAGTTACCACCACAACACCTGAGCTCCAGCCTTCCACCTCCACAGACCAGCTTGTCACCCCCAAACGCACATCTCGGGCCCCTCGAGGCAGGACACGTAGGTTGTCTGCCAAGACTCCTGAACCAGTTGTTCCCACAGCCTCTGAGCTCCAGCCTTCTGCCCCTGCAGACCAGCCTGTTGGTCCTTGGGCCACTCAGTGTAGAAGACATAGGTCTTCTGTCAAGACCCCAGAACCAGTTGTCCCCACAGTCCCTGAACCTCAGCCTTCCACTTCTAAAGACCAGTCTgtcactcctgagcccacatctcagGCCACTGAGAGCCAAACACATAGGTCCTCTATCAAGACATCCCAGCCAACGGAACCCACAGCCCCTGACCTCAAACCTTCCTCCCCCACAGACCAGCTTGTCACTCCCAAGGTCATAGCTCAGGGTGGTCCAAGCAGGACAGGAAGGGCTTCCACAGCAAGTGCTGTGCTGGTTCCTACTACCCCTGGATTCCAGTCTCCAGTCCCGTCAGAACAGCCTCTTCCCCCTGACCCCATCCCCGAAGTCAACTGCAGCAGGAGGCTGAGGGCCACTAGGAAACATGGGTCTCCCACAGCTCATGTTCATGAGCCCTGCACCGTACCCCCTGAACCTAACTCCCACTCTTCAAGGAACCAAAGACATGGGGCAGTGAAAGCAGCCAAGCCCCTTAGCACCATTCCTGAGCCTGCCTTTGCCCAGCTCCCCGAGGCACCGCCTCACACTCCCCAGGTGCCAAAGGAGGAGGCAGCAGATGGATCAGGCTTCACCCCAGAGCCCCAGCCTAGGGCCTCTCAAAACCACAAGAGGCCTTCAGCTACTGCACATTCACCTCCACTTCAAAAACGGCTCCAGAGAGGGAGAGTCCCTCAGAAGGCAGCATCCcttaaggaagaagaagaaaatccagTAGCGAGGCCGAGGAAGGAAGAG GGTGTAGTGATTCCAGGTCCaggcaagagaaagagagagcagacAGAAGAGGAGTCCCAGGGAAGACCGAGCCGCAGCCTGCGACGGACCAAACCGATGCAGGAGTCCACGGCCCCCAAA GTGCTGTTCACCGGTGTGGTGGATGCTCGCGGAGAGAGGACGGTGCTGGCCTTGGGGGGCAGTTTGGCCAGCTCAGTGGCCGAGGCTTCTCACCTGGTGACTGATCGGATCCGCCGGACGGTCAAGTTTCTGTGTGCCCTGGGCCGGGGCATCCCCATCCTCTCCCTGGCCTGGCTGCATGAG TCCCGCAAGGCAGGCTGCTTCTTGCCCCCGGACGAATATTTGGTGACTGATCCTGAGCAGGAGAAGAACTTCGGCTTCAGCCTTCGGGAGGCCCTGAGCCGAGCTCAGGAGCGAAGGCTGCTGGAG GGCTATGAGATTCACGTGACCCCCGGAGTCCAGCCACCGCCACCTCAGATGGGAGAAATCATCAGCTGCTGTGGAGGCGCCATCCTGCCCAGCATGCCCCGGTCCTACAAG CCTCAGAGGTTCGTGATCACATGTTCCCAGGACTTTCCTCGATGTGCTGTTCCATATCGGGTTGGGCTGCCTATCCTCTCACCCGAATTCCTGCTGACGGGAGTACTGAAGCAGGAAGTCAAGCCAGAggcctttgccttctccactgtGGAAATGTCATCCACCTGA